Below is a window of Quercus robur chromosome 6, dhQueRobu3.1, whole genome shotgun sequence DNA.
ccAATTATTacacaacaacaaaaccttagttCCAAAACATTGGGGTTGaccatattaaaaaagaagttttaaagaaagaataaaaagaaattccCACCCAAACCAATTCATGgataaatcaaaatttgatcATTGCTTATTTATAGCATCCAGGTCAACAATCAAAATGTATACCTTAACCATAGTATTAACCAAATAATTAACAAATGAAAGGAGAAGAACTAACAGAAGAACATAGGAAGTCAGGATATAAAACACTGGCACTACCAATCAAATGACTGTTTAGTTCATCCAAATAAGTATCATGTCAAACCAAGGTATAGACCATTAACACAGGTTACACCAATGCTTGCGTCTGCCAAAGAGTATGGACTACAGGGTGAATCCCTATTGCTTTTACAATaacaaaacaaagacaaacCAATTTAACATACTGCATAGGCAAACGGTATAtggtttttgaaaagttttagaTCCTTTACCACTTGACCATTAATTGGGCACATGTGAACCTCGGgtcatattatcaaataattacTAGGGAAAGGACATTAAACCAGAAATATGTAGTGTCTTATAATCTTGGACCTTGACCATATGTTTTGATCCAAAGCCCATTCAAGACTTCTTGGTCCAAGCCTCTTACCTACCCTATGATTCCAAACGAACAAAAACAAGAACATTCTCATTGATCACTAAACTGACAATCACATAGACTAAACAGTTGGATGATGATAATCAACCACAACCAGGTCAACACTTACGTGGGTTAGAAAGTACTATgataaaaccaaatcaaataACGAATGAGCTATATAGCTCAGCAGGCATGGATGAGCAATTTGTAAATACAATAAGAACTTAATCATTAAGACAAAATATCTTTACGTGGCAAGAGTTTGGTCTGTAATTCAGCCGCTACCAGGTTTAACACGATTAGAGTAGCTGACTACAATTTAAGTTGGAGACAATTATTGAAACAGGACACCAGAGACATctctaaattatataaaacaatGTTCAACACAAATTGCCATGAGCCTTATAGCTCAGTGGTACCACCTAGTTCTTCCCATGGGCAGAACTTGGGTTTGAATTCCCTCTCCCCTCGCTTGTTGTAAGCAAAGGAATCAACGACTCTTATGCTTCTGACCTAATCTAATGCCTAATTCCCATAAACATTTTTTGGTCATCCGCATAGCAGGCAGTGCAATAACAATGACATACAACCTTCAATACCATCAGAATTACTCAAAAAAGAtccaaaacaagaaagcaagcgaaaaaaatagctaaaaacAAGCAGACCCCGTAAGGCCGAACTAACCTTTCAATTCTCCCTTTGCCCCCATCGCCTGAAGTTGATAAACATGATCCACAATCCTCTTCTGCTCCACGGCGCTAAAAACACCAGTGTGAAGCTCCAGTCCATCGAGAATATTAACAAACTTTCCCTTAACTCTTTCCAAGCAAATAAAGTCTTTCTTTCGCTGCAAATTCATGAACCGAATGTACTCTCTCTGTTCCCTCGGCAGCTTTGGCTTCTCCACCACAACCTTAGATATCCTCAATTCTCCAGTGGCAGCATTCAAATCAACAACCCGTTTGCTGGTCTTAGagtcctcctcctcctcctcctcctcctcctcctcgaACTCgtcttcctcctcctccatgTCGGCCCAGGACTTCTTTTGTTGGCTTGGGGGAGTTTCAAGCCGTGGCGAGCCACTCGTAGAAGGCCCCACAACGGGTTCAGAGCCCCcgctccagccatctttccaaCTACCAATCGAATTGGTGTCACAGTTATCATCATGATCGTCACTCACCCTGGGGCTATTTGATTTCTCAGCATTCGAATTCTCTTCTGGGTGTTCTTGCTCAGCATGGGAGTCAAGTTCTACAATCCCAATTATACAAATtcagaaacaagaaaaaaaaaaaaaaaaaccctaaccgaaatccaaccaaacccacaaaacctACAAAGCAAAATcgataacaaagaaaaagtaaacaaaaagTAGAAGAAAATAGAGTTGAAGTTGAAAAGAGAGTTACCAAGGTCGAGGGAGCGAATACGATCGGAGAGAGTTTGAGTACAGTGTTGGCAGAGATCTTTGGAGAGGAAGGGTGCCCACGTGGACAGAAACTCCGAGGCGATTCGGAGCTCCGACGGCTTGTAGTTGAGAAGAAACGGGTCTCTGGGTCGGGGCTGCTCGGGTTGGTCGTCGCTCATGGCTTGGATCGATTGTTGTGAAGGAAGGAGGGGTTGTGACTTTTGacttgtatatattttttgtgttctgAATGTGGCGGTTGCGCCGTCGGTGAAGTCCTTTTTTTCGATGCGGAATGTAATTTTTCTGAGGTGAGGTCTTTGTTAAATTCGGAATCGGATACGCGTGTCGTTTATTGTGTGATGGGTGGGTCGTTGTGGAAATTAACAGTTCGATCCTTTACAAGATTCGaatcctttttttatttctgtattatatatacatatatatatatatatatatatttcttttttcttttttgagaatgttctgtattagaattttagttgaatttgaattttcctaatccaaaaaaaaaaaaaaaaaaactttaaaattttatatacattgaattatcttaataaattataaaaaaattatatttgataattttttgggataaatatTGATCTTCTACATTATTAATAAGAGGATTCTTTATTTGGGTTTCATCATTTTGCATACTAAAATATCTTCGTAAAAATTCTTAGAATCCAAAAAATAACTCTATATTttggttaaataattttaaatttaaaaacacaaacagtTAAAAgaacaatttactattttttaaaaagttcctaagttttagatattcaaacttttattagttctcacattaaaaaaaatcataaatgttATGACAttatctctatctcatttttaaacattattttactaaacctaaaattaaaaattagaaaaagccTCCGCACACGCAAAACGCTTATAATGAGGCTAGtctatactattaataacaaGATTTCCTTTTTGGGTTTCAATATTTTGCGTACTAAAATATCCGCACACAAATTCTTGAACTCTTTAAAATAAccctatcttttagttaaataattaataaattaaaaaaaataaactagttaaaagagtaatttaatgtttctaaattttaggctttttcctttatcttctcTATTCGGCCTAAAACTTAGGAtattatctctattttatttttaaatattattctatATTACCTTacctcttctcaaaaaaaaaaaaaaaaaaacatatggtTATTTATATaccacttttaaacattataacattTATATTCCACTTTTAAACATTTATAACACCAAacaactatataaaaaaaaaaaaaaaaaaaaattataacactaaaccaaaaaaaaacaaataaataaaaaagggcaTTATTGCACGCACAAAGTACGTATGATGAGTCtagtattttaataataaagttTCATGTAatctaaattaaacaatttttatcTCTATATAATGTCAAAAATACCTTTAATCTAATTAGATatttcttattcttaaaaaagaaatgttaacGAATGTTTTGAGGGAATtggttttcatatttttaaaaactttttagggaaaataaaaaaaataatttattttttgatagttttttatattcatCATGaagtagtattaaaaaatttctaaaatggtATTTTAACAAATGTCCTAAGGCCTTTTGTTAGCCGAAAcctccttaaaaaataaaaaataaggttcAAACTATAATtcaacaaattttgaaaacaaaaaactagtACTTGAGAAATCTCTCTTTAGCTTCCCACTAGAGCTCTAGACAGATATAAACTTCCCAcctatttctaaaaatcaaaaaacttcCCACCCCACCTACACAAACAAAACCACCTATGCTTATATTTGCAATCTCACTACAAAAAATCCCCAATAGTCAATCAGTCTTTCTCTTTAACTCGCTTCATCATACACGCTTCGTCTGTGCAATgggatcctttttttttttttttttttttttttttttttttctcttggtttAGTCTCATAATTGTCCATTTATcccaatttaaattttatgcatttatccaataatatttttcatttacaaactattgatacAACCAGAGTATAATGAGGCTAGctccaaaaaaaagaacacattCACACATGGACAAATGATTTCAAAACTGTTTAGGTGTTCATTTTTTTGGTGCTAGCCTCATTACACTTTGACCATATCAGTAGTTTGCAAATGCAAAATATTATTGGACAAATGTGTAAACATTAAATTGGAATGAATGAAAGATTATGATACTaaacccccctcccccctaAAAGAGCCTCATTTTGGACAAATATATAAACCTTAaattgaaatgaataaaaaattatgacactaaataaataaataaaaaacctcatcTTCACACGTATGATGAGACTAACTAGAATTAATAGCTTCTTCGCACTCTTTAAGCGTGTGGTCAGAgattgttctttttttgtttaatgtcaaaattttcatttactaCAAATCGAAGTTTATGCTTTTTTCCAATAGTATTTATGCATTTTGGAGTGGGatgagaccttttttttttttttttttttgatggaactgaaatttttattgaacagagaaaccaaaaaataaacaaaggcTAGCTCAGCCTTTCCTTCTTAATTACAGAAGCAAAACAAAGAGGATAGCTACCCCAatcaaaagaaccaaaaaaattacaagcaaGAGACCATTTAGCTAGGGAATGAGCTGCCATATTAGCTAGCCTAGGAACCCAGATGACAGACGCATTAGAATAAGAAACAAGAAGAGACTTCAAGTCCGCTAAGATAGAAGCAATTCTCCAAGGCGGGGGTAAAATCAGCTCATGAATAGCATCATGACAAATCTTAGAGTCTGTCTCAATAATAACATTGTCAGCTTCCAACTTTGCAGCCAAAGAGATAGCCCATCTCACAGCTTCAGCCTCTGCCTGGAGAGGGAGGGTGGTTTTCGCTTTTTGAGAACAAGCAAAAACCAAGTCCCCTCTCCAGTCTCTAGCCACCAAAGCTAAGGAAGAATGAAATGGACCAATAGCTGCATCAACATTAATTTTAACAGATAGACGCCTTGGAGGGGCCTAAGTTTGCAAAGGATGAGAGATATTTACAAAATCAGAAGCAGTCAGTCTAGAGTTTTTGAATTCCATAAATAACTTCCCAACTCTAGCTATTAGATCATCACAACTCAAGGGAAGGTCTTCAAAAATGACTTGGTTTCTCAACTTCCAAATTCCATCACAAAGAATGGCCCCAAATAATAAAAGCTCATCCTTTTGACAGAGCTGGTTTGGAAATGTGGATGaacacaaaaaatgaataaaatccacTTCTGAAGAGAAACCAAAAGAATCCATTCTCAGCCCCCATTTACTACTAAACCAAACTGCCTTAGCAACTGGACAAAGAGCAAAAAGATGAAGGGAGGTTTCACTTTCCATCTTACAGAGGGGACAATAAGCATCAGCAGCATCAACAAACCTGCTTAGCTTATCTTTGGTGGGCAAGCAACCTGCAGCAATCCTCCAAATCATCATTTTGTGTCTCTCATGGAGTTTAGCTTTCCAAATACAGTTCCAAACGGGGTCAATATTGTGATGCACTGTTTCCCGGCAACTCCAATAAGCCGACTTCACTGACAATTCCCCTGAGCTTGTGCAAGTCCATGACCACTGATCTTTGTAACTGGTCGGAAAAAtaggaattttcaaaataagatCAACTGTGGAGTTTTCAAACCACCATTTTAGTTTATGAACATCCTAACCAGAAAAATCAGAATTAAAAAGTTGAGAAACTAAGAGAATACCATTTGGGTCAACACCATTCTTTGGAGTAGGAATGAACCCGTGAAGCTCTGGTACCCAAGGATCCTCCCAAATCCTTATGGAATTACCATCCCCCACCAACATGCAAGCTGCTTTAGCTATGAGCTGCTTAACACCAGCCAAACTTTTCCAGACCGGTGAAGCATTACCCAGGAAGCAGTGGTTTAACCAATTGTGTCTAACCTTATATTTTGCCTTTAAAACATTAACACACAAACAGTTCTTGTCCAACAATATCCACCAGGCTAATTTGGAAAGCATGGCTTGATTGAAATCCCAAGAGTTCCTAAAACCCAAACCACCATCCTTTTGGGATCTACATAGAGTAGACCAAGCAATAGGAGTCCAGAAGTGACCTGACTCCGTTTTGGGGTTCCACCAGAATCTACGAACCACTGAATCTAGTTGATCGCATAACTTCCTGGGGAATTGCAAGGCAGCCATAGTGTATGTCGGAATAGATTGCGCCACAGATTTAATTAAAGTTGCTCTCCCAGCCCATGACAAATTCCTACCCTTCCAGCTACTCAACTTGCTCTCTAGTCTTTCTTTTACCAACTTGAGGTCATTGGACCTGTTCTTGGATAAAAACAGGGGAACTCCAAGATAAGTGGTACTTTGAGGAAGAGAATTAAGACCCCAGCAGCCTTTTACTTGGCGCAAAAAATTAATACTAACTCCTCTTGATGGAAAAACACCAGATTTTTCTATGCTAATACACTGGCCAGACCAAGAACAATACTTTTCCAAACATTTCTTTAGACTAACTAGTTCAGAATGCTTTGCTTTGtagaaaataatcacatcatCAGCATAACAAAGTCTTGAAATAGGGGGAGCTGTGCTGGCCACTTTAATTGCTGAGATATTTTTCCGATCAACTTCTCTGTTAATAAGTCTCATAAGAATCTCACTTCCAAGAATGAAAAGATATGGCGATAGTGGATCGCCTTGCCTTAAGCCACGACCAAGATTAAAACTTTGACAAACTCCACCATTCAGTAAAAGAGAATATTGGACTGTGGAGATACATAGATAATTGAGGTTGGAAAACTTATCATTGAAGCCCAAAGCCTTGAGAACCTTCATAAGAAAGCTCCACTCCATCCTATCATAGGCCTTTTGAAAGTCTAGCTTCACTCCTAAATAGCCCTTCCTCTTCCTAGTCTGCTTGAAGTTGTGAACAATCTCTTGAGCAAGCACCACATTTTCAGTAATACTTCTGTTAGGAACAAAAGCTACTTGAGCAGGATCCACTATCTTATTCAGTAAAGGTCTCATTCTATTCACCAAAATCTTGGATATTACCTTATAACAAACATTACAAAGGCCTATCGGACGGAATTGATTAAAATTGCAAGCTCCTGGTTTCTTTGGAATAAGAGAAATAAAGGTCCGATTAAGATTCCTTAATAGCCAGCCGTCTCTAAAAAAACTTTGAGTTGCAATCACCACTTGATCACCAACAATATCCCAGTAGTGTTTATAAAACAAAGCTGGGAAACCATCAGGGCTAGGAGCCTTTAGAGACTTCATTCCAAAAATCACCTTTCGAATTTCTTCCCTGGAAGGAATTCTGCAAAGCTCTCGATTTTCTTCCTCAGATATGCAAGGGCCAATTAAATTCTCTAGGTCTCTAGGAACTTGGGGTTCACTGGTTCGATACAGAgtcttaaaattttcttcaaaataactCTGGATGTCAGACCTATTAGTTATCCAAGATCCGTCCTCCAATTTGATTTCCTCTATGCGATTCCTTCTCCTCCGAATAAGAGTGGAAAGGTGAAAGAATCTCGAGTTTCGATCACCCTCTTTCAACCATAATTCTCTAGACTTCTGCTTCAATCTTAATTCATCCCTCAACAACCAATCATCTAATTCAAGACTAAGTGCAGCTTCCaattctaaattttcttttgtggggGGTTTTTGTTGAATTCCAGCAATGTTAGCTTGAAGCGACTTAATTCTCTCCCTGACAATGCCGAAAACCTCCTTATTCCATTTCTTTAAGTCCTTCTTCGTCTTTTCCAGCTTATTTACAAGACGGAAACTATGGGATCCCTCTACATCAAATTGCCAAGCATTATCAACCACAACTCTACTGCTATCTTCCTTCGTCCACATTGCTTCGAATCTGAAGGGGCGATTCAAAGTTTCAGACTCAAAATGAGTATCCAACAATATTGGGTTATGACCAGAAGTTGATCGACCCCCTCTTTTCTCATCCATTCTTTTTATACAATTTAGGTCCCCAATGATTACCCAAGGTCCAGAAAAGGAGAGCACCATGTTCTCTATCATCCtccaaaaattcattttcttaCTACTCTTGCAAGGCCCATAAACAGCAAATAATAACCAAGGGGAATTAGGAGGATCAGAATAAACAAGAGCAGCAATTAGGTTCAAGTTTGAATAAACCACTTCTAAATCAACACTTAGCCTCCAAAACAAAGCTAAGCCACCAGAACGCCCGCTAGGCTCCACACAATGAAAATcaacatatttcaatttagaatttatcATACCTATTCTTGGAGTTTTTGATTTAGTTTCTGACAGGAAGACTACCTCCGGAGTGGACTCACGGATCAGCTCCCTGATGGCTCGAACTGTCGAGGCTCTACCAGCACCCCGACAGTTCCATGCAAGGGTCCTCATGGCGAACTTGGGGGCATGATAAGGCTCGCCTCCTCGGCCGTCTGAAGAGCAGTGACAGAGTTATCTTCATCCTTCTGTACTGAAGAACAGTTGAGATTTCCAGAACTACTTCCTTTACCTTGCTTGAACTTAGGTTGAGCAGTAGCTTTGGCTCTAGCTTGGTCTTTTAGAGCGATTCTTTTAGGAGATCGTCGACGTGGGTATCTTGTTGGGATGGAGGTGGGGGTGGTATGTACAAGAGGGTTTATGCTAGATGGTTGAGGGGAAATTAATGTAGTGGTTTGTGAGGGTATGAGAGTAGCCGAGaacttagtttttttgtttacagAGTTAGGGGTATTGGGTGGGCTTAATGAATTGAGTTTCCTTTTGGAACGTTTTGAATCTTTATGGGACTGGGTTTGATTTGGAGTTTGTGGACCATTTGTCATGTTGGTAGTAGGCTTTTTATGGTGAAGGTTTGGATTATTTATACACAGACTTGAGTTTTGGGCTGGGTTATAGGCTATGTTTTGGGCTGAATTGGGTTCCAGGCTTTCCTCAGATACCAAATTCCATGAAGTAAAGGAGGTGGACCCAACTGGTTGACAAGTAATTGGAATGGACCCATCTGGTTGGTAATTAACTGAACTAACATGGGAATCAAGTTTTACCAACGTCTCAGACAAACAAAGTGTGGCATCCCCAaaacttgtcccatcaacctgCACTGGCTCTGCCGTTTCAACACAAGGCTCTAGGACATCAACAGGACGATCT
It encodes the following:
- the LOC126689975 gene encoding uncharacterized protein LOC126689975, with translation MRTLAWNCRGAGRASTVRAIRELIRESTPEVVFLSETKSKTPRIGMINSKLKYVDFHCVEPSGRSGGLALFWRLSVDLEVVYSNLNLIAALVYSDPPNSPWLLFAVYGPCKSSKKMNFWRMIENMVLSFSGPWVIIGDLNCIKRMDEKRGGRSTSGHNPILLDTHFESETLNRPFRFEAMWTKEDSSRVVVDNAWQFDVEGSHSFRLVNKLEKTKKDLKKWNKEVFGIVRERIKSLQANIAGIQQKPPTKENLELEAALSLELDDWLLRDELRLKQKSRELWLKEGDRNSRFFHLSTLIRRRRNRIEEIKLEDGSWITNRSDIQSYFEENFKTLYRTSEPQVPRDLENLIGPCISEEENRELCRIPSREEIRKVIFGMKSLKAPSPDGFPALFYKHYWDIVGDQVVIATQSFFRDGWLLRNLNRTFISLIPKKPGACNFNQFRPIGLCNVCYKVISKILVNRMRPLLNKIVDPAQVAFVPNRSITENVVLAQEIVHNFKQTRKRKGYLGVKLDFQKAYDRMEWSFLMKVLKALGFNDKFSNLNYLCISTVQYSLLLNGGVCQSFNLGRGLRQGDPLSPYLFILGSEILMRLINREVDRKNISAIKVASTAPPISRLCYADDVIIFYKAKHSELVSLKKCLEKYCSWSGQCISIEKSGVFPSRGVSINFLRQVKGCWGLNSLPQSTTYLGVPLFLSKNRSNDLKLVKERLESKLSSWKGRNLSWAGRATLIKSVAQSIPTYTMAALQFPRKLCDQLDSVVRRFWWNPKTESGHFWTPIAWSTLCRSQKDGGLGFRNSWDFNQAMLSKLAWWILLDKNCLCVNVLKAKYKVRHNWLNHCFLGNASPVWKSLAGVKQLIAKAACMLVGDGNSIRIWEDPWVPELHGFIPTPKNGVDPNVDLILKIPIFPTSYKDQWSWTCTSSGELSVKSAYWSCRETVHHNIDPVWNCIWKAKLHERHKMMIWRIAAGCLPTKDKLSRFVDAADAYCPLCKMESETSLHLFALCPVAKAVWFSSKWGLRMDSFGFSSEAPPRRLSVKINVDAAIGPFHSSLALVARDWRGDLVFACSQKAKTTLPLQAEAEAVRWAISLAAKLEADNVIIETDSKICHDAIHELILPPPWRIASILADLKSLLVSYSNASVIWVPRLANMAAHSLAKWSLACNFFGSFDWGSYPLCFASVIKKERLS